The proteins below come from a single Candidatus Eisenbacteria bacterium genomic window:
- a CDS encoding PD40 domain-containing protein, protein MKRIAALPTIGFLLLSAVAFAVAGEVRFVQNPEISPDGTLIAFSYDGDIWTVPVDGGEATRITDHVGWDGYPIWSPDGARIAFASDREGNSDVWIVPAAGGAAVRVTFHSSTDIPCDWTPDGASILFMTRRNGAEDLWLAPATGGTPVRVSGVWLEREAYADISNDGTRLVYNNNRATSGWWRRNFHSSDAADIYLSDFDPPRGIRPRPLTEDPVHELWPRFSPDDSEIYYAGGARGTLNVYRMPSAGGGATRVTSFEHDVTWLSMPARGDRFLVLSDFDVWTVPLRGGEPRRVPIVCRTEYKSSPSRVEEFSGGVSEFRVSPDGKKALVVVHGELFVVPAEKGGTARRITRTLWREADVEWLPDSRRVVYCSDRDGPQDLYIADTKTGEETRLTSGDAIDTNPLPSPDGEWIAFYRGNHAIWRIKPDGGEPEEMVRADFLDFRLSPTREFAWSPDSRWLAYAAYAPDFHTDVRVRNVGSGEDHAVSYLPTENHRPVWSPDGKWLYFTSWFQENGDTYRVRLRGKPPKFEEDRLDSLYEDEEKDKDKKDKKKDKDDAGDDEEPSPVEIDFADIDLRVEAFPDLANDESEPVFVDGGDRVVFAADVLGASSHDLWAFPADEDAEERKLEQLTSTSSRKSRLQAVEEKVWYLEGGRVKWYDTGKSKPGALSFRAEMEIDDEEDRLQMFTEAWSLLNDQFYDPAFHGAAWDEARERYGAVLSDARTPKEFETLVRMMIGELSASHLDIWKNSPEAYETGYLGLELDWPLLTEKGAYRVASVLPESPASLEESRIEPGEFLLSVDGRPLDRGTDLYALLERTVGRRVEIEVAKGEGGKGKRTVRIQPVGRRRILALKQEEWDRERERMVEEWSGGRLAYLHIRSMGGGDLERFRRQLVTVAADKDGAVIDVRYNGGGWIAVHVLGILEREQFLLRTFRGTPPISETKMRSYAWEKPTACLINNHSYSNAEIFAEGFRRLGLGPIVGIPTAGSVIGTGGWTLIDGTNFRKPSWGAYTIDGENLENNGRAPDFYVYNDYKDWMDGRDPQLKKAVEELMKTLQ, encoded by the coding sequence ATGAAACGAATCGCCGCGCTCCCGACGATCGGCTTCCTCCTCCTCTCCGCCGTCGCCTTCGCCGTCGCCGGAGAGGTCCGTTTCGTGCAGAACCCCGAAATTTCCCCGGACGGGACGCTGATCGCGTTCTCCTATGACGGCGACATCTGGACCGTTCCCGTCGATGGGGGAGAGGCGACCCGGATCACCGATCACGTCGGGTGGGACGGCTACCCGATCTGGTCCCCCGACGGCGCGCGGATCGCCTTCGCCTCCGACCGCGAGGGAAATTCGGACGTCTGGATTGTTCCCGCCGCGGGGGGCGCCGCCGTGCGGGTCACCTTCCACTCGAGCACCGACATCCCCTGCGACTGGACCCCCGACGGCGCATCGATTTTATTCATGACCCGGCGGAACGGGGCCGAGGATCTCTGGCTCGCACCGGCGACGGGAGGCACACCGGTCCGTGTCAGCGGCGTCTGGCTCGAGCGCGAGGCCTATGCCGACATCTCCAACGACGGAACGCGTCTCGTCTACAACAACAACAGGGCGACCAGCGGGTGGTGGCGCCGCAACTTTCACTCCTCCGACGCGGCGGATATCTACCTGTCCGACTTCGACCCGCCCCGCGGGATCCGCCCACGGCCCCTCACGGAAGACCCGGTTCACGAACTCTGGCCCCGCTTCTCACCGGACGACTCCGAGATCTACTACGCCGGCGGCGCACGCGGGACGCTGAACGTTTACCGGATGCCCTCCGCCGGCGGCGGCGCGACTCGGGTCACCTCTTTCGAGCACGACGTCACCTGGCTCAGCATGCCCGCCCGCGGCGACCGTTTTCTGGTCCTCTCCGACTTCGACGTGTGGACCGTGCCGCTCCGCGGGGGCGAGCCGCGCCGCGTGCCGATCGTCTGTCGGACCGAGTATAAAAGCAGCCCTTCACGGGTAGAGGAATTCAGCGGCGGCGTGTCGGAGTTCCGCGTGTCGCCGGACGGGAAGAAGGCGCTCGTGGTGGTGCACGGCGAACTCTTCGTCGTCCCCGCCGAGAAAGGAGGAACGGCGCGCCGGATCACGCGAACCCTCTGGCGGGAGGCGGACGTGGAGTGGCTCCCCGACTCGCGGCGGGTCGTCTACTGCAGCGACCGCGACGGACCGCAGGACCTGTACATCGCCGATACCAAGACCGGCGAGGAGACCCGCCTCACCTCCGGCGACGCCATCGACACGAACCCACTCCCCTCCCCGGACGGCGAGTGGATCGCCTTTTACCGGGGGAACCACGCAATCTGGCGGATCAAACCCGACGGAGGGGAGCCGGAGGAGATGGTGCGCGCCGACTTCCTCGATTTCCGGCTTTCGCCGACCCGTGAATTCGCCTGGTCTCCCGATTCGCGTTGGCTCGCCTACGCCGCCTACGCGCCCGACTTTCACACCGACGTGCGGGTTCGTAACGTCGGCAGCGGCGAGGACCACGCCGTGAGCTACCTCCCCACCGAGAACCACCGGCCGGTCTGGTCGCCGGACGGCAAGTGGCTCTACTTCACAAGCTGGTTCCAGGAGAACGGCGACACCTATCGGGTCCGCCTGCGGGGCAAGCCGCCCAAGTTCGAGGAGGACCGCCTCGACAGCCTCTACGAGGACGAAGAAAAAGATAAGGACAAAAAGGATAAAAAGAAGGACAAGGACGATGCCGGGGACGACGAGGAGCCGTCGCCGGTGGAGATCGACTTCGCCGACATCGATCTGCGTGTGGAGGCCTTTCCCGACCTGGCCAACGACGAGAGCGAGCCGGTTTTCGTGGACGGAGGCGACCGGGTGGTTTTCGCCGCCGATGTGCTCGGCGCGTCGAGCCACGACCTGTGGGCCTTCCCGGCCGACGAGGACGCGGAGGAACGGAAGCTGGAGCAGCTGACCAGCACGTCGTCGCGCAAGTCCCGTCTGCAAGCGGTGGAGGAGAAGGTCTGGTATCTGGAGGGCGGGCGCGTCAAATGGTACGACACGGGCAAGTCCAAACCGGGCGCCCTCTCCTTCCGCGCGGAGATGGAGATCGACGATGAAGAGGACCGCCTGCAGATGTTCACCGAAGCATGGTCTCTTCTGAACGATCAGTTCTACGATCCGGCCTTCCACGGCGCCGCCTGGGACGAGGCGAGGGAACGGTACGGCGCCGTTCTCTCCGACGCGCGCACGCCCAAAGAGTTCGAAACCCTGGTGCGGATGATGATCGGCGAGTTGTCCGCTTCGCATCTCGACATTTGGAAAAACAGCCCCGAGGCTTACGAGACCGGCTACCTCGGTTTGGAATTGGACTGGCCGCTCCTCACCGAGAAGGGCGCCTATCGTGTCGCGTCGGTGCTTCCCGAATCGCCCGCCTCGCTCGAGGAGTCGCGAATCGAGCCGGGCGAGTTCCTTCTCTCCGTGGACGGCCGCCCCTTGGACCGCGGGACGGACCTCTACGCGCTCCTCGAAAGAACCGTCGGCCGGCGGGTCGAGATCGAGGTCGCCAAGGGCGAGGGCGGAAAGGGGAAACGAACCGTCCGGATCCAGCCGGTCGGCCGCAGGCGCATCCTCGCCCTGAAGCAAGAGGAGTGGGACCGCGAGCGGGAGCGGATGGTGGAGGAGTGGAGCGGCGGGCGACTCGCGTACCTGCACATCCGGTCGATGGGAGGCGGTGACTTGGAGCGTTTCCGGCGCCAGCTGGTGACCGTCGCCGCGGACAAGGACGGCGCGGTGATCGACGTTCGCTATAACGGCGGCGGGTGGATCGCCGTCCACGTGCTCGGCATCTTGGAGAGGGAGCAATTCCTACTGCGGACCTTCCGGGGGACGCCGCCCATCTCGGAAACCAAGATGCGCTCCTACGCCTGGGAGAAACCGACCGCCTGCCTGATCAACAACCATTCCTATTCGAACGCGGAGATCTTCGCCGAGGGGTTCCGGCGGCTCGGCCTCGGCCCGATCGTGGGGATTCCGACGGCGGGCTCGGTGATCGGCACGGGAGGGTGGACACTGATCGACGGCACCAACTTCCGTAAGCCTTCCTGGGGCGCCTACACCATCGACGGCGAAAACCTGGAGAACAACGGCCGCGCTCCGGACTTTTATGTCTATAACGATTACAAGGACTGGATGGACGGCCGCGACCCGCAGCTGAAGAAAGCGGTCGAGGAGTTAATGAAGACGCTGCAGTGA
- a CDS encoding 4-hydroxy-3-methylbut-2-enyl diphosphate reductase → MGRQPDHFRSPLVDHFRAHGYRLRFGDTTIALAAEFGFCYGVDRAVDLAFGARLRFPGRRIWITGEIIHNARVNQRLHDLGVLLLPDSGPDREKRYGSIRPEDVVLIPAFGVAAAELTFLRSLGCDLIDTTCGSVLNVWKRVRQYARDGFTSVIHGKAEHEETAATCSQVREADPEGKYLVVRDPGEAERIAAMIETGDTGSFFSGFARAFSPGFDPDRDLERIGLANQTTMLEMESREIEAIFRRAMEVRYGPEEGAERFRAFATICSATEDRQRAVRDLIRDGVDRVLVVGGANSSNTGHLVKISSGSAPTYHIESADCILDRDSIRAKELGGPVRVMRDWLPEGPLIVGVTGGASTPDSLVGEVIARVLRLRGETPPAEPSAGGE, encoded by the coding sequence ATGGGCCGCCAACCGGACCACTTTCGTTCCCCCCTGGTGGATCACTTCCGCGCCCACGGGTACCGCCTCCGTTTCGGCGACACCACCATCGCCCTCGCCGCCGAGTTCGGCTTCTGCTACGGCGTGGACCGCGCCGTGGATCTGGCCTTCGGCGCCCGCCTCCGTTTCCCCGGACGCCGGATCTGGATCACCGGAGAAATCATCCACAACGCCCGCGTAAACCAAAGGCTTCACGATCTGGGCGTGCTCCTCCTCCCCGACAGCGGACCGGACCGAGAGAAACGATACGGATCGATCCGTCCCGAGGACGTGGTGCTCATCCCCGCCTTCGGCGTCGCCGCCGCCGAACTCACTTTCCTTCGATCCCTCGGATGCGATCTGATCGACACCACATGCGGATCGGTGCTGAACGTCTGGAAGAGGGTCCGTCAGTACGCGCGGGACGGGTTCACGTCTGTCATTCACGGGAAGGCGGAACACGAGGAAACCGCCGCCACCTGCTCCCAGGTGAGAGAGGCGGATCCGGAAGGGAAGTATCTGGTCGTTCGGGATCCGGGCGAGGCGGAGAGGATCGCGGCGATGATCGAGACGGGCGACACCGGAAGTTTCTTTTCCGGTTTCGCGCGCGCATTCAGCCCGGGGTTCGACCCGGATCGCGACCTGGAACGGATCGGCCTCGCCAACCAGACCACCATGCTCGAGATGGAATCGCGGGAGATCGAAGCGATCTTCCGGCGCGCCATGGAAGTCCGTTACGGCCCGGAGGAGGGCGCGGAGCGTTTCCGCGCTTTCGCCACGATCTGCAGCGCCACCGAGGACCGCCAACGCGCGGTGCGGGACCTGATTCGGGACGGAGTGGATCGCGTGCTCGTGGTGGGCGGCGCCAACAGCTCCAACACGGGGCACCTCGTGAAAATCTCCTCGGGGAGCGCGCCGACCTACCACATCGAATCAGCGGACTGCATCCTGGATCGGGATTCGATCCGCGCGAAGGAGTTGGGCGGACCGGTGCGCGTGATGCGGGATTGGCTCCCCGAAGGGCCGCTCATCGTCGGCGTCACCGGCGGCGCCTCCACGCCGGACTCTCTCGTCGGCGAGGTGATCGCGCGCGTGCTCCGGCTGCGGGGCGAGACGCCGCCGGCGGAGCCGTCGGCGGGGGGAGAGTAG